From Anaerohalosphaera lusitana, one genomic window encodes:
- a CDS encoding aminomethyltransferase family protein has protein sequence MANATPFESVHEKLGANFDIFNAWRMPADFGDPLVEQTAAYETAAAFDLSHFGRIQVKGDDAPALIDYLTATPTAGLTDGSVIWALLIAEPGNITDLVRITRVHNTYTILTSPAKRQLVLELAEKAQQTAGLADVKVSPITEKTAMLALYGPKAADILSRILPFEIDLEPGQVKGVNFFMMNLEVVRGSFIGTDGLELICPKGAASMAGTAIAKYRDRENIVPAGTLALDSALVQAGVPYSITNSTEGSKLTPADLNMTGLVDMNKDFIHKPALEASFKKGTTKTVAGLKTAKGTRHTDLRIQYDDAEIGFCPLTVPSPTLDSNLGLAVIDSEFTAFDEEIQVFGEDLVLPGQLTNLPFDPAANANVCKP, from the coding sequence GTGGCAAACGCAACACCATTCGAATCCGTACACGAAAAACTCGGCGCAAATTTTGACATCTTCAACGCATGGCGCATGCCCGCAGATTTTGGCGATCCGCTCGTCGAACAGACCGCCGCATACGAAACCGCAGCCGCTTTCGACCTCTCGCACTTCGGCCGCATCCAGGTCAAGGGCGACGACGCACCCGCACTGATCGACTACCTCACCGCGACCCCAACCGCAGGTCTTACCGACGGCAGCGTCATCTGGGCACTGCTGATCGCCGAGCCCGGCAACATCACCGACCTCGTCCGCATTACCCGCGTGCACAACACCTACACGATCCTCACCTCGCCCGCAAAACGTCAACTCGTCCTCGAACTCGCCGAAAAGGCCCAGCAGACCGCCGGCCTCGCTGACGTCAAAGTCTCGCCCATAACCGAAAAGACCGCGATGCTCGCTCTCTACGGCCCTAAAGCCGCCGACATCCTCTCGCGGATCCTGCCCTTCGAGATCGACCTCGAGCCGGGCCAGGTCAAGGGCGTCAACTTCTTCATGATGAACCTCGAAGTCGTCCGCGGCTCGTTCATCGGCACCGACGGCCTGGAACTGATCTGCCCCAAGGGCGCAGCCTCAATGGCCGGCACCGCCATCGCAAAATACCGCGACCGCGAAAACATCGTACCCGCCGGCACACTCGCCCTCGATTCGGCACTCGTCCAGGCCGGCGTACCGTATTCGATCACCAACTCCACCGAAGGCTCGAAACTCACCCCCGCCGACCTCAACATGACCGGCCTTGTGGACATGAATAAGGACTTCATCCACAAGCCCGCCCTCGAAGCCAGCTTCAAGAAGGGCACCACAAAAACCGTCGCAGGCCTGAAGACCGCCAAGGGCACCCGCCATACCGACCTCCGCATTCAGTACGACGACGCAGAGATCGGCTTCTGCCCGCTCACGGTCCCGAGCCCCACCCTCGACTCCAACCTGGGCCTGGCCGTCATCGATTCCGAATTCACCGCCTTCGACGAAGAGATACAGGTCTTCGGCGAGGACCTCGTCCTGCCCGGCCAGCTCACAAACCTCCCCTTCGACCCCGCAGCAAACGCAAACGTATGCAAACCCTGA